The Methanothermobacter sp. CaT2 DNA window TAACACTGGATGAGATAATGAAAAACCCCTCACGGAGCGCATGCACCTACTGCGGAGTGTTCAGACGCTGGATACTTAACAGGGAGGCCAGGAAGAGCAAGGCAACGAAGATAGCAACCGGCCACAACCTCGACGATGAGACCCAGGCAATAGTCATGAATTACCTTGAGGGAAATCTCGAGAACCTCACACGGATAGGCCCCATGACATCATCTGCAGGGGGAAGGTTCATACCAAAAATCAAGCCCCTGAGGGAGATACCCGAGAAGGAGGTGGCCCTCTATGTACTTGCAAGGGGCCTGGACGTTCACCTTGCAGGGTGTCCCTATGCATCAGGTTCATTCAGGAGGGAGATAGGTGACTTCCTCAAGCAGATATCAGTGAAACGCCCAACCATAATGTACTCAACACTCAGGGGATTCGACAGGATAAAGGAGATCCTCAGAAGGGATTTATCGGAATCAGGGAGATCAGGTATCTGTGTCAAATGCGGTGAACCTGCATCAGGAAAACTCTGCAAGGCATGCACATTTATAGAGGAATTAACGAAAAGATGATGAAACCCCAGTATACATGGTGATAGGGATGAAGTTTACAGTAATCACAGATGACGGGAAGAAAATACTTGAATCAGGGGCTCCACGAAGGATAAAGGATGTTCTGGGGGAGCTTGAAATTCCCATTGAAACGGTTGTCGTGAAAAAGAACGGCGAAATAGTCATAGAGGAAGAGGAGATCTTCGATGGCGATATCATCGAGGTCATAAGGGTTATCTACGGCGGTTAAAGGTGGGTGGATGAAGGTATACTATGAATGCGCACCGTGTTTCCTGAGACAGGCCAGGGAGGCCCTCGACCTTGCAACCGATGATGAGGAACTCAAACTGAGGGTCATGGAAAATATACTCGAACTCCTCAGTGAGAGGTTCAGGAGGGGACAGGTATCAAATGAACTCGGGACCAGGATGCACAGACTCATAAAGGATATGACAGGATCAGAGGACCCCTATCTTGATGAGAAGAGGAGATGCAATGAAATCGCATTGAGGTTCCTCCCAACTGTAAGGGACTACCTTGAAGGTCACAGCGACCTTGAGAGTCATGTGAAGGTGGCAATAACAGGTAACATAATAGACTTCGGGGCACTGGGCCTTGACTTCGATCATGACAGGGGTATCCAGGAGTCCCTCAGGGCACCCCTCACCATAAACCATGTCCCACTACTTGAAGATAGACTCAGGGAGGCCTCTGAGGTCCTTTACCTCCTTGACAACACAGGTGAGATCCTCTTCGACAGGCCGCTCATTGAAAAACTGGTCGAATATGATGTAAGCGTGAAGGTCGCTGTTAAGGGCGAACCCATCCTTAATGATGCATGCATGGAGGACGCCCTCGAAGCAGGCCTTGATGAAGTTGCTGAAATCGTAACTACAGGTACAGACTCTGTGGGCATCGTATACAGTGACCTCTCAGATGAATTCCGGTACATGCTGGATGGAACCGAACTCGTAATAGCCAAGGGTATGGGTAACTATGAGGGCCTAACAGAGATCTCTGATGGTTCCAGGGACATATTCTGTCTTCTAAATGCGAAATGCTCTGCAATCGCAAGGGACCTGGGTGTTGCGAGGGGTGACAATGTTGCTGTTAAGATCTGATTTAGAGGTCATCATGAACTGCAGGAAGGGAGCATGGTAAATTGGATGAAGCAAGGAAGTGGGCCCTATTCGGACTTCTCGCAGGACTCTCAATTGTACTCATAATCTATGCAGTCCAGCCCAGAGTGCCTCAGAGCTTCACGACGGATGAAAAGGACCTTAAATGGTATACTGAACATGATGAGGCCATAAAGGAGGCTTCGAGGACAGGTAAAAATGTTTTCATGGTATTTTCTGCTTCATGGTGTCCGGCATGTCAGAAACTGGAATCTGAGACACTCCAGAACACTGAGGTTCAGAGGAGGCTGGCAGAGGATTTCATCGCAGTCAAAGTTGATGTTGACACCAGTCCAGCGCTGTCCTCGAGGTACAGAATTTACGGGGTCCCGACGGTAATAATACTGGATCCCTCTGGAAATGAGATAGGAAGAAGGGAGGGCTACATGAGCCCCGATGAACTCATATCCTATCTGGGGTAGGATCATGCAGGACCATATCATTTCATTCACGGCTGGAATACTATCAGTCCTGTCACCATGCATTCTACCCGTCATACCTGTCCTCTTCTCAGAATCTCTCATCGGTAGCAGGAAAGAGAGGTTCCTTTTTCTTTCTGGTTTCTCATCCCTCTTTCTCTTCATAATAATCCTCACAGCCATATTCACAGCCTCAGTTAATTACTATCTCCTCTACCTGAGGATCCCGGCTTCAATCATGCTGATCATCATGGGGCTTCTTGTTCTATCAGAGAAACCCTTAATATCCATCAGGACTCCCCCAGCAGAAAACCATGTTCTCATGGGCTTACTGACGGCCATCGCCTGGACTCCCTGCTACAGCCCCTACCTCATAGGTGTGATTGCATACTCAGCATATACAGGGATTCCCGGGGCCCTTGTTAACATGGCACTTTACACCCTGGGACTTACCATAGCCCTCATAGCACTGACCCTTCTGGCCGAACCAGTATTAAGGAGACTCCTGGGAGGCTCCAGAGATATTAGGAGGGCTTCAGGGGCACTTATAGTAGTTGCAGGTATTTATATGCTTTATCAGCTTATTCCATTACCATGAAAGGGGTGATTCTTTGAGAGTTGGATTTATCGGCTTTGGTGAAGTCGCACAGACCCTTGCTTCACGTTTAAGGAGCAGGGGAGTGGAGGTTGTCACATCACTGGAGGGAAGAAGCCCATCAACCATTGAGAGGGCCAGGACCGTGGGGGTGACTGAAACATCAGAGGAGGATGTTTATTCATGCCCGGTTGTCATATCCGCAGTAACACCCGGTGTTGCACTGGATGCCGCAAGGAGGGCAGGCAGACATGTCAGGGGGATATACGTGGATATTAACAACATATCACCTGAGACGGTGCGCATGGCATCGTCCCTCATTGAAAAGGGAGGATTTGTGGATGCAGCCATAATGGGCAGTGTGAGGCGAAAGGGCGCCGATGTACGTATCATAGCCTCTGGAAGGGATGCAGAGGAATTCATGAAGCTCAACAGATATGGATTGAACATTGAGGTGAGGGGACGGGAACCCGGGGATGCATCGGCGATTAAAATGTTGAGGAGCAGCTACACAAAGGGTGTTTCGGCGCTTCTCTGGGAAACACTAACTGCAGCCCACAGGCTGGGCCTTGAGGAGGACGTACTTGAGATGCTTGAATACACTGAGGGCAATGATTTCAGGGAATCAGCGATTTCAAGGCTTAAAAGTTCATGCATCCATGCCAGAAGAAGATATGAGGAGATGAAGGAGGTCCAGGATATGCTGGGGGAGGTCATTGACCCCGTAATGCCCACCTGTATAATGAGGATATTTGAGAAACTGAAGGATGTTGAGGTGTCTGCAGATGCCGATTACAGGGATGTGCTTGATGAGGCCCTCGACGCATTCCTGTGAGTTAGATGCAGTTATAAGTGTGAAAATAGATACTATTCTAGGGTGAGGAAATGAGTTCAGACCTTGAGAGGGAGTGTGCTGAAAACCTCATGGGACTTGTGGGTAAAAGGATCATCGACATTGACTTCAGTTCATATGATGATGAATGCTGGAGGATCCACATCAGGACCGAGTCTGAGATGATAGTCATGACCTTCTGCCGTGACTGGAAATGTCCGGTGGTGGAGCGGAGGGATAGGGTAAAATAGACATTTATTATGGCTCTCGCCCTGTTTTTCTCTGGTTATTGATTGTTATAAGGACTCTGAATCCATCCCTTCTCCTTTTAACCTTTGCACTGAAGGGTATTATGTGGGAGTCTATTATGAGTCTGAGATAGGTTGCCATCTGGGCTGGCAGGTGCATGGGGCTTTTTATCTTTGCACCATTCCTTATCTGACAGGAGAGTACACCCCTCCGGTCAACATATATCTTGGCATCCATACCATCCTTGACCAGTTTAACCTCATCCCTTCGCAGGTTCAGACCAGCCTCCACCTTTGATGGAGGATTCACTCTGTGTTTGCCACTCTGGAACATTTCATTGGCCCTCTTTGAGCTGATACCCTCAGCAACCCTCTCTGATACGAACCAGGCCCTCCTTATAACATTTATCACACTCTGATCCGGAGGAATCCACCCCCTCTCAGTGTAGTGCTCGATCAGGTCCCGCACCTCGGACCTCCTGACGTTCATCTCAATGGAACTCATGGCAAGCCTTGTGAGGACAGGTCCATACCCGGCCTTTCTGAAGGCAGCCCATATCTGATTCTCCCTGTAAAATCTCCTGTTTTTAACTATGGAATTCACAGCATCAGCGTTTAGATATGCTATTTCCATGAGATCGGCCTGTGACAGGTTGTTCATCCTTTCCTTTATGATTTCAAGGTTTCTGCGGCCTGGAACCGTGCCCCTCTCTATTTCCCTTTCAAGTATGCTGATGGTTGTATCGGGCAGTACCCTCGCAACATCGGGTGGGATCTGAAGGTTGTTCTCAATTATCCTCTGCCTTATCTCCCTACCGGAAATCTTTGAACCATCGACAGTGAGCTCTGGAATTATATGGAACCTCATTTTACGGCCGTACTTACCATAGAGGAATTCATTGACAGCAAACCATCTTATAACGTTCCTGTTTGGCAGTTCACGGGGTATCCCACTGAAAATTCCCCTGGATGCAAACTCCCTTGCCTTTCTGATTATGAGGTCTGTTGAGACGTTGGCTGCGTCGACATAGTCAACAACACCATCCTCTATCATCATGGCTATCCTTATGGGGACCGTGTAGGCCAGGGTGAGGCGATGGTGCAGACCCTCAACTGGAACAACCCTGTCTGCTCCGGCCTTCAGGGCCATCTCCTTACGGGCCTCATAGGGGACGAAGAAGGGCGCGTGATTTGCGCTGAAGTCCTTGTTAAGGTATATAACAACTTCATCTCCTGTTTCATCAGCTATTTCACGTCCCTTCTCTATGAGCCTGGCGTGTCCAAGGTGTACAGGGTCAAAATCAGCGCTTATACCTATCATGTGAATCAGTCTTTGTCCTGATTGTGCCGTCACTAGCTGTAATCTTCGTACCTTATATCAGTTGATCCCGTGAGTTCTGAGAATTTTAACTCTGCACTCCACCGCTCCCTGCACTCACATTCATAGGGAGGAACCATTTCCTGCTCAAGGTTTGATTTTATTATGAGCTTCTTGAGGTCCCGGTTACACTTCCTGCAGTTGTAGGGGCCCCTTGACGTCCCGAAACCTGAGGTGTCCATTATTGACGGTATTGACACGGTCTCTCTGGTTCTGTTAATTATCTCAACAAGGCTCCATATCCATGGCGGCCTGTAGGATCCCCTCCTCCAGAGGTCCTCCATTATGGTCCCCCTGTGCACAGTGGATGGACAGAATGATACCCGATCAACACCTGTTTTTTCAGCATAAACGGCCGTTGAAATGGCCTCATCTATGGCCCTTTTTTCTGATACCAGCACAGGCTTTACCAGGATGTATGCCTTGGATTTTAACATGAACTCCTCTTTAAGGCCACTGATGATGCCTATCCCCCTTTTAAATTCACTGCCGGTGAAACCCTTATTTATCTTGAGGAGTCTGGTTTTCTCGTCACAGGTCTCAAGGCCTATGCTCACCTCAACTATCTTGTCAGGTACAAGTTCACAGCATTCACGAAGGACATTCTCCTCAATATATTCGGGCCTTGATTCGAAGATTATTTCCTCAACAGCATCAATCCTGCTGAGTCTCTCAAGTATATGGGTCCGTGCATCCTCGGGGAATTCTTCGGGGTTAAGAAAACTTCCTGATGTGAATATCTTAACAGCCATCCTATCATCAAATTCGTGGCGTGACATGATTTCATCGAAGATTTCTGTGATTTCACTAGACTTCACCGGTTCGAGGAAGGAGTCTGATATGTAGCTGCACATGTTACAGCCACCGCTCTCTGAGAGGGCCCAGGAACAACCCATGGTTGGAAGGATCATGAAGAGGGCCCGGCCCCTGCCAGAATAAAGGAGATCATCCTGAACCCAGCTCGCTGCAAGTTCACTGAGACTTCTTCTTTTTATTCTCTTCAAAGCCCTTTTTCTGCTCTTGAATGTTAGCCTATCCATCATCTGAATCTCAAAACAGTTTTTAGTGTTAGTTTGTTTTCAGGTTATTTAAATTTATTCAGTCCTGTAAAAGGAGATTCTCATGGAGTTCTGGAGGGGGAGTCTCTATCCAGTTCAGTAGAAGTAGCCTGTTAACAGCTAGTGTAAAACAGGTAGTTTAAAAAAATAGGGTTTAAAATAAAATTTTTCTGGGATTAGAAGCTTGCTATAACTTCTCCCAGGAGTTTTATTGATTTTTCTTTGTCTGGACCTATTGGTGATCCTGCAACGTACTGGGTCACGCCCATTTCACCGAGGGCCTCAATTTTTGGTATGAATTCGTCAGGTGTACCAACAACTGAGAATGCTTCCATGAGGGCGTCATCAACTGCTCCTATTGCACCACCAAAGTCACCTTTACCGAGGAGTTCACCGAATTTTGCTCCTGTGTCAGCTGGGAGGCCGTGTCTTTCAAATACTGGTGGTGGTGATCCTGCAGCGATGAATGCTACAACTATCTTTGCTGCGTTTGCAGCTGCAGCTGAGTCTTCATCTATTGAACAGCATGTGTAGGCTGCAACGTCAATGTCGGACAGGCTCTTACCTGCGGATTCAGCACCCTCTTTTATGAGTGGGACTGCTGCTTCAAAGTCCTTGGGGTTGGATGCATTTATAAGAGCACCGTCTGAGATTTCACCTGCTGTTTTGAGCATCATTGGACCCTGTGCACCCATGTATATTGGGACTTTTTCCTGGACGGCCTTCACACCCATTAGCTGGGCACCACTTTCGGTTTTTTCACCGGCGAGGAGTGTCCTCATCATTGCGATGGCATCTCTTATTGTTGAAACGGGTTTAACCCATTCAATTCCAAGGGCATCGAAGGTGGCTTTGTCACCTGGGCCAATACCTAGTGTTGCTCTTCCGTTTGAAAGCTCGTCGAGTGTGGCTATGGCTGAGGCTGTTATGGCTGGGCTCCTCACGTAGGGGTTTGTCACACCGGGTCCGAGTTTTATTGTTTCTGTTCCCTCTGCGATTAATGCAAGGGTTTCGTATACGTTCTTGTTGTTGTAGTGGTCTGTGATCCAGGCGTATTCGAAGCCCACGTCTTCAGCCAGTTTCACGAGCTTCACTATCTTTTCTATTGGCTCATTTGGAACAAATTCGATACCAAACTTCATAATTTATCACCATTTAAAACTTTATCCGGCCTATAAAAATAATTTGTTATTTAAAGATAATCGAAAGTTTTAAATAACAATGTCAGGCCATAGAATGAACCTTTTAATTTAAAGATCAGTTTATCCGCTCTTTTTACATCTCCGGGTCACATATGAATCCCTCGAGGACCTTTCCTTTGACGACTCTCTGATCTGTAGTGAGCCGGGCTCATCAGGATCAGGAGCTACCCTGATGACTTCATGATATGGTGGGCCGGGCTCATCAGGATCTGAGCTGTGCAGCAGTGGACCGCAATATTTATATGGTAAAATCATTATATTATTAGATTGCCCCATACATCGTTACCACCTATAGACTCATCCACCGGCACGTGCAATTTTTTCGATTTTGTTTGTGTTCGGTGGGTGGCTGTGTATTGGGTGTGCCATGGTTTGTCCAATGGCGCGGGTTCATGAGTTTAACCATCACTGGTGAGCAGTGATTGACCCGATTCTAGGACCATGGTAAATTCATGATCACATTATAATGAGGGCCGCAATCAGACGGTTGCGGTTTGATGCTGGGATAGAAACGAATGTGGCAGGAGCTAGTGGTGAATTCCCACTCAGCCAGTACTCCCCCATGTTCAACTCCTTTAAGTCCGTTTGATCCTGGCGGAGGCTACTGCTATTGGGGTTCGATTAAGCCATGCAAGTCGAACGAACCTTGTGTTCGTGGCGAACGGCTCAGTAACACGTGGATAACCTGCCCTTGGGACCGGGATAACCCCGGGAAACTGGGGATAAACCCGGATAGGTGATGCTGCCTGGAATGGTTCTTCACCGAAACACCTTCGGGTGCCCAAGGATGGGTCTGCGGCCGATTAGGTTGTTGGTAGGGTAACGGCCTACCAAGCCGATCATCGGTACGGGTTGTGAGAGCAAGAGCCCGGAGATGGAACCTGAGACAAGGTTCCAGGCCCTACGGGGCGCAGCAGGCGCGAAACCTCCGCAATGCACGCAAGTGCGACGGGGGAACCCCAAGTGCCACTCTTAACGGGGTGGCTTTTCAGAAGTGTAAAAAGCTTCTGGAATAAGGGCTGGGCAAGACCGGTGCCAGCCGCCGCGGTAACACCGGCAGCTCAAGTGGTAGCCGCTTTTATTGGGCCTAAAGCGTCCGTAGCCGGTCTGATAAGTCTCTGGTGAAATCCCACAGCTTAACTGTGGGAATTGCTGGAGATACTATCATGACTCGAGGTCGGGAGAGGCTGGAGGTACTCCCAGGGTAGGGGTGAAATCCTGTAATCCTGGGAGGACCACCTGTGGCGAAGGCGTCCAGCTGGAACGAACCTGACGGTGAGGGACGAAAGCCAGGGGCGCGAACCGGATTAGATACCCGGGTAGTCCTGGCCGTAAACGATGTGGACTTGGTGTTGGGATGGCTTCGAGCTGCCCCAGTGCCGAAGGGAAGCTGTTAAGTCCACCGCCTGGGAAGTACGGCCGCAAGGCTGAAACTTAAAGGAATTGGCGGGGGAGCACCACAACGCGTGGAGCCTGCGGTTTAATTGGATTCAACGCCGGACATCTCACCAGGGGCGACAGCAGTATGATGGCCAGGTTGATGACCTTGCCTGACGAGCTGAGAGGAGGTGCATGGCCGCCGTCAGCTCGTACCGTGAGGCGTCCTGTTAAGTCAGGCAACGAGCGAGACCCACGCCCTTAGTTACCAGCGGGACCCTTTGGGGTTGCCGGGCACACTAAGGGGACCGCCAGTGATAAACTGGAGGAAGGAGTGGACGACGGTAGGTCCGTATGCCCCGAATCCCCTGGGCAACACGCGGGCTACAATGGCCTGGACAATGGGTTCCGACACTGAAAGGTGGAGGTAATCCCCTAAACCAGGTCGTAGTTCGGATCGAGGGCTGTAACTCGCCCTCGTGAAGCTGGAATGCGTAGTAATCGCGTGTCATTATCGCGCGGTGAATACGTCCCTGCTCCTTGCACACACCGCCCGTCACGCCACCCAAAAAGGGCTTGGATGAGGCCACAGTATTTTGCTGTGGTCGAATCTGGGTTCTTTGAGGAGGGCGAAGTCGTAACAAGGTAGCCGTAGGGGAACCTGCGGCTGGATCACCTCCTTACACAAAAAAATAAGAGTGTGTTGTTGCAGGGGGGTTTATCTGTGCTGGTGGGGCGCTTTAACTTGGTTCCTGTCAATTTTCCTGTCCCTTTTTCATCTGGATTGGGCCCGTAGCTCAGACTGGGAGAGCGCCGCCCTTGCAAGGCGGAGGCCCCGGGTTCAAATCCCGGTGGGTCCATTCCTGTTTGGTTGGTGCAGCCGCCCATTCCATGGGGGGATGTGGTGGTGAAGTTGGAATGATATTATGATGATTTCCATGCATAGGAGAAACCCTGATATTGGTTAACCCAAAAACTGGCATTAACCGATCAGAGAGCAGCTGGTGAGAATTGCACCAAACCCTAGCTTTTTTATGCCGTCTGGGGGATGGCTTGGCTTGAGTCGCTGATGAAGGCCGTGGCAAGCTGCGATAAGCCCAGGGGAGGAGCATGCATCCTTGGATCCTGGGATTGCCGAATGGGACTTCCCAGCCAACCCCTTTGGGG harbors:
- a CDS encoding TIGR00269 family protein; the protein is MQCTRCGSEGVIINRKYSGQLLCSDCFIETTRKKVMRDIRKYKLIERGDRVLVGLSGGKDSVMVIDILDELRERNIIELEAVTIDEGIGGYREDGVRIARKICADRGIPHRVVSLKDYAGITLDEIMKNPSRSACTYCGVFRRWILNREARKSKATKIATGHNLDDETQAIVMNYLEGNLENLTRIGPMTSSAGGRFIPKIKPLREIPEKEVALYVLARGLDVHLAGCPYASGSFRREIGDFLKQISVKRPTIMYSTLRGFDRIKEILRRDLSESGRSGICVKCGEPASGKLCKACTFIEELTKR
- a CDS encoding MoaD/ThiS family protein — protein: MKFTVITDDGKKILESGAPRRIKDVLGELEIPIETVVVKKNGEIVIEEEEIFDGDIIEVIRVIYGG
- a CDS encoding DUF89 domain-containing protein, with amino-acid sequence MKVYYECAPCFLRQAREALDLATDDEELKLRVMENILELLSERFRRGQVSNELGTRMHRLIKDMTGSEDPYLDEKRRCNEIALRFLPTVRDYLEGHSDLESHVKVAITGNIIDFGALGLDFDHDRGIQESLRAPLTINHVPLLEDRLREASEVLYLLDNTGEILFDRPLIEKLVEYDVSVKVAVKGEPILNDACMEDALEAGLDEVAEIVTTGTDSVGIVYSDLSDEFRYMLDGTELVIAKGMGNYEGLTEISDGSRDIFCLLNAKCSAIARDLGVARGDNVAVKI
- a CDS encoding thioredoxin fold domain-containing protein translates to MDEARKWALFGLLAGLSIVLIIYAVQPRVPQSFTTDEKDLKWYTEHDEAIKEASRTGKNVFMVFSASWCPACQKLESETLQNTEVQRRLAEDFIAVKVDVDTSPALSSRYRIYGVPTVIILDPSGNEIGRREGYMSPDELISYLG
- a CDS encoding cytochrome c biogenesis CcdA family protein, with translation MQDHIISFTAGILSVLSPCILPVIPVLFSESLIGSRKERFLFLSGFSSLFLFIIILTAIFTASVNYYLLYLRIPASIMLIIMGLLVLSEKPLISIRTPPAENHVLMGLLTAIAWTPCYSPYLIGVIAYSAYTGIPGALVNMALYTLGLTIALIALTLLAEPVLRRLLGGSRDIRRASGALIVVAGIYMLYQLIPLP
- a CDS encoding NAD(P)-dependent oxidoreductase, producing MRVGFIGFGEVAQTLASRLRSRGVEVVTSLEGRSPSTIERARTVGVTETSEEDVYSCPVVISAVTPGVALDAARRAGRHVRGIYVDINNISPETVRMASSLIEKGGFVDAAIMGSVRRKGADVRIIASGRDAEEFMKLNRYGLNIEVRGREPGDASAIKMLRSSYTKGVSALLWETLTAAHRLGLEEDVLEMLEYTEGNDFRESAISRLKSSCIHARRRYEEMKEVQDMLGEVIDPVMPTCIMRIFEKLKDVEVSADADYRDVLDEALDAFL
- a CDS encoding adenylyltransferase/cytidyltransferase family protein — its product is MIGISADFDPVHLGHARLIEKGREIADETGDEVVIYLNKDFSANHAPFFVPYEARKEMALKAGADRVVPVEGLHHRLTLAYTVPIRIAMMIEDGVVDYVDAANVSTDLIIRKAREFASRGIFSGIPRELPNRNVIRWFAVNEFLYGKYGRKMRFHIIPELTVDGSKISGREIRQRIIENNLQIPPDVARVLPDTTISILEREIERGTVPGRRNLEIIKERMNNLSQADLMEIAYLNADAVNSIVKNRRFYRENQIWAAFRKAGYGPVLTRLAMSSIEMNVRRSEVRDLIEHYTERGWIPPDQSVINVIRRAWFVSERVAEGISSKRANEMFQSGKHRVNPPSKVEAGLNLRRDEVKLVKDGMDAKIYVDRRGVLSCQIRNGAKIKSPMHLPAQMATYLRLIIDSHIIPFSAKVKRRRDGFRVLITINNQRKTGREP
- a CDS encoding archaeosine biosynthesis radical SAM protein RaSEA; translation: MDRLTFKSRKRALKRIKRRSLSELAASWVQDDLLYSGRGRALFMILPTMGCSWALSESGGCNMCSYISDSFLEPVKSSEITEIFDEIMSRHEFDDRMAVKIFTSGSFLNPEEFPEDARTHILERLSRIDAVEEIIFESRPEYIEENVLRECCELVPDKIVEVSIGLETCDEKTRLLKINKGFTGSEFKRGIGIISGLKEEFMLKSKAYILVKPVLVSEKRAIDEAISTAVYAEKTGVDRVSFCPSTVHRGTIMEDLWRRGSYRPPWIWSLVEIINRTRETVSIPSIMDTSGFGTSRGPYNCRKCNRDLKKLIIKSNLEQEMVPPYECECRERWSAELKFSELTGSTDIRYEDYS
- the mer gene encoding 5,10-methylenetetrahydromethanopterin reductase, encoding MKFGIEFVPNEPIEKIVKLVKLAEDVGFEYAWITDHYNNKNVYETLALIAEGTETIKLGPGVTNPYVRSPAITASAIATLDELSNGRATLGIGPGDKATFDALGIEWVKPVSTIRDAIAMMRTLLAGEKTESGAQLMGVKAVQEKVPIYMGAQGPMMLKTAGEISDGALINASNPKDFEAAVPLIKEGAESAGKSLSDIDVAAYTCCSIDEDSAAAANAAKIVVAFIAAGSPPPVFERHGLPADTGAKFGELLGKGDFGGAIGAVDDALMEAFSVVGTPDEFIPKIEALGEMGVTQYVAGSPIGPDKEKSIKLLGEVIASF